In one window of Duganella dendranthematis DNA:
- the mlaD gene encoding outer membrane lipid asymmetry maintenance protein MlaD, with product MQRKSLDVWVGLFIVIGVAALMFLALKAGNTSSLSWGKTYAISAKFDNIGSLRPQAAVKAAGVVVGRVGEIKFDDKSYQALVTLNMEENYKFPKDSSAKILTAGLLGEQYVGIDAGGDTNNLVAGDKIARTQSATVLEDLINQFIYSKAAEGKDNK from the coding sequence ATGCAACGTAAATCTCTGGATGTCTGGGTCGGTCTGTTTATCGTCATCGGCGTGGCCGCATTGATGTTCCTGGCGCTCAAGGCCGGCAATACCAGTTCGCTGTCCTGGGGCAAAACCTACGCCATCAGCGCCAAATTCGACAATATCGGCAGCCTGCGTCCGCAAGCAGCGGTCAAGGCCGCCGGCGTGGTGGTCGGCCGTGTGGGAGAGATCAAGTTTGATGACAAGAGCTATCAGGCGCTGGTAACCTTAAATATGGAAGAGAATTACAAATTCCCTAAGGATAGCTCGGCGAAGATTTTGACGGCCGGCCTGCTGGGCGAACAATATGTCGGCATTGATGCCGGTGGCGATACTAACAATCTGGTGGCCGGCGACAAGATCGCCCGGACCCAATCGGCAACCGTGCTGGAAGACCTGATCAATCAGTTCATCTATAGCAAGGCTGCCGAAGGAAAGGACAATAAATAA
- the mlaE gene encoding lipid asymmetry maintenance ABC transporter permease subunit MlaE, with protein sequence MSVKNWLSRLGAPLRDYVESIGYGFRTFANMLGVSPGLLRRPGLVIEQLHFIGNYSVLIITLSGLFVGMVLGLQGYYTLNKYGAEQSLGLLVALGLTRELGPVITALLFAGRAGTSLTAEIGLMKAGEQLSAMEMMAVNPIQRVLAPRFWAGALSVPLLASMFSAVGVLGGWLVGVQLIGVDDGAFWSQMQGGVDFWKDIINGFAKSVVFGVAITFIALYQGYEAQPTPEDVARATTRTVVISSLMIWWLDFMMTALMFSK encoded by the coding sequence ATGAGTGTAAAGAATTGGTTGTCCCGCCTGGGCGCGCCGCTGCGCGACTATGTGGAAAGCATCGGCTATGGTTTCCGTACCTTCGCCAATATGCTGGGCGTGTCGCCCGGCTTGTTGCGCCGGCCGGGGCTGGTAATCGAGCAGCTGCATTTCATCGGCAATTATTCGGTGCTGATCATCACCCTGTCCGGCCTGTTCGTCGGCATGGTGCTCGGCCTGCAGGGTTATTACACGCTGAATAAATACGGTGCTGAGCAATCGCTGGGCCTGCTGGTGGCGCTGGGCCTGACCCGTGAACTGGGCCCGGTCATCACCGCGCTGCTGTTCGCAGGCCGCGCCGGCACCTCGCTGACCGCCGAAATCGGCCTGATGAAGGCCGGCGAGCAACTGTCCGCCATGGAAATGATGGCCGTCAATCCGATCCAGCGCGTGCTGGCGCCGCGTTTCTGGGCCGGCGCGCTGTCGGTACCGCTGCTGGCGTCGATGTTCAGCGCCGTCGGCGTGCTGGGCGGCTGGCTGGTCGGCGTGCAGCTGATCGGCGTCGACGACGGCGCCTTCTGGTCGCAGATGCAGGGCGGGGTCGACTTCTGGAAAGATATTATTAACGGCTTTGCCAAGAGCGTGGTGTTTGGCGTGGCGATCACCTTCATCGCCCTGTACCAGGGCTACGAAGCGCAGCCGACGCCGGAAGATGTGGCGCGCGCCACCACCCGCACCGTCGTGATCTCGTCGCTGATGATCTGGTGGCTGGACTTCATGATGACGGCGCTGATGTTTAGCAAATAA
- a CDS encoding ABC transporter ATP-binding protein — translation MPNLVEIRDLHFSYGKRAILTGLNMDFPRGKVVAIMGGSGSGKTTVLRLIGGQLRPQRGQVKVQGQVVHKLNTAGLYLLRRKMGMLFQHGALFTDLTVFENVAFPLREHTDLPEELIRNLVLMKLQAVGLRNAAKLKPGEISGGMARRVALARSIALDPELIMYDEPFAGLDPISMGVTANLIRNLNTALGSTTILVSHDVKESFAIADYVYFLSQGKIVAHGTPAEMSVSTDPYVKQFVNAEADGPVPFHYPGKSLADDLGLGVHV, via the coding sequence GTGCCAAATCTAGTCGAAATCCGTGATTTACACTTTTCCTATGGCAAGCGCGCGATCCTGACCGGCTTGAACATGGACTTCCCGCGCGGGAAGGTGGTTGCAATCATGGGCGGCTCCGGCAGTGGCAAGACCACCGTGTTGCGCCTGATCGGCGGCCAGTTGCGCCCGCAGCGCGGCCAGGTCAAGGTGCAGGGCCAGGTGGTGCACAAGCTCAATACCGCCGGCCTGTACCTATTGCGCCGCAAGATGGGCATGCTGTTCCAGCACGGCGCACTGTTTACCGACCTGACCGTGTTCGAGAACGTCGCCTTCCCGCTGCGCGAGCATACCGACCTGCCGGAAGAGCTGATCCGCAACCTGGTGTTGATGAAGTTGCAAGCCGTGGGCCTGCGCAACGCCGCCAAGCTGAAACCGGGTGAAATCTCCGGCGGCATGGCGCGCCGCGTGGCGCTCGCGCGTTCGATCGCGCTGGACCCGGAACTGATTATGTATGACGAGCCGTTCGCCGGCCTGGATCCGATCTCGATGGGCGTCACCGCCAACCTGATTCGCAACCTGAACACGGCGCTGGGCTCGACCACCATCCTGGTGTCGCACGACGTCAAGGAAAGCTTTGCCATTGCCGACTATGTGTATTTCCTGTCGCAGGGCAAAATTGTTGCGCATGGCACGCCGGCTGAAATGAGCGTGTCCACCGATCCGTATGTGAAGCAGTTCGTCAACGCAGAAGCCGACGGCCCGGTGCCGTTCCACTATCCAGGCAAGTCCCTGGCCGACGATCTGGGCCTGGGAGTGCATGTATGA
- a CDS encoding glutamate synthase subunit beta, whose product MGKITGFMEFQRQEESYLPPATRLKNYAEFVIPLTNEQAKIQGARCMDCGIPFCNNGCPVNNIIPDWNDLVYRGNYREALDTLHSTNNFPEFTGRICPAPCESACTLGISEDPVGIKSIEHKIIDEGWEHGWVVPQPPSKQTGKKVAVVGSGPAGLAAAQQLARAGHAVTVFEKADRVGGLLRYGIPDFKMEKSHIDRRVKQMEAEGVTFRTSVLIGKDFPANVNNWAKETIFPEDLQKDFDAVVLAGGSESPRDLPVPGRELKGVHFAMDFLPQQNKVNAGDKVKDQIKATGKHVVVIGGGDTGSDCVGTSNRHGAASVTQFELMPMPPEQENKPLVWPYWPTKLRTSSSHEEGCERDWAVATKRLEGKGGKVEKLIACRVEWKDGKMAEVPNSEFEMKADLVFLAMGFVSPVATILDAFAVDKDARGNAKASTDGEGCYKTSAAKVFAAGDMRRGQSLVVWAIREGRQCARAVDEFLMGSSELPR is encoded by the coding sequence GTGGGTAAAATCACCGGCTTCATGGAATTCCAGCGTCAGGAAGAAAGCTATCTGCCGCCAGCAACGCGCCTGAAAAACTACGCGGAGTTCGTCATTCCGCTGACTAACGAGCAAGCCAAGATCCAGGGCGCGCGCTGCATGGACTGCGGCATCCCGTTCTGCAACAACGGCTGCCCGGTCAACAACATCATTCCGGACTGGAACGATCTGGTCTATCGCGGCAACTACCGCGAAGCGCTGGACACGCTGCATTCGACCAACAACTTCCCGGAATTCACCGGCCGCATCTGCCCGGCGCCGTGCGAATCGGCCTGTACCCTGGGCATCAGCGAAGATCCGGTCGGCATCAAGTCTATCGAGCACAAGATCATCGACGAGGGCTGGGAACACGGCTGGGTCGTCCCTCAGCCGCCAAGCAAGCAGACCGGCAAGAAAGTCGCCGTGGTCGGTTCCGGTCCTGCCGGCCTGGCCGCCGCCCAGCAGCTGGCGCGCGCCGGCCACGCCGTCACCGTGTTTGAAAAAGCCGACCGCGTCGGCGGCCTGCTGCGCTACGGCATTCCCGACTTCAAGATGGAAAAGTCGCACATCGACCGTCGCGTCAAGCAGATGGAAGCCGAAGGCGTGACCTTCCGCACCAGCGTGCTGATCGGCAAAGACTTCCCGGCCAACGTCAATAACTGGGCCAAGGAAACCATTTTCCCGGAAGACCTGCAAAAAGACTTCGACGCCGTGGTGCTGGCCGGTGGTTCCGAATCGCCGCGCGACCTGCCGGTGCCGGGCCGTGAGCTGAAAGGCGTGCATTTCGCCATGGATTTCCTGCCGCAGCAAAACAAGGTTAACGCCGGCGACAAGGTGAAAGACCAGATCAAGGCCACCGGCAAGCACGTGGTGGTGATCGGCGGCGGCGATACCGGTTCCGACTGTGTCGGCACCTCCAACCGCCACGGCGCCGCGTCGGTGACCCAGTTTGAACTGATGCCGATGCCGCCGGAACAAGAAAACAAGCCGCTGGTCTGGCCATACTGGCCGACCAAGCTGCGCACTTCGTCGTCGCACGAAGAGGGTTGCGAGCGCGACTGGGCGGTGGCCACCAAGCGCCTGGAGGGCAAGGGCGGCAAGGTCGAGAAGCTGATCGCCTGCCGCGTCGAGTGGAAAGACGGCAAGATGGCGGAAGTGCCGAACTCGGAATTCGAAATGAAAGCCGATCTGGTGTTCCTGGCCATGGGCTTCGTGTCGCCGGTCGCCACCATCCTGGATGCGTTCGCAGTGGACAAAGATGCACGCGGCAACGCCAAGGCCAGCACCGATGGTGAGGGCTGCTACAAAACTTCCGCAGCCAAAGTCTTTGCCGCCGGCGACATGCGCCGTGGCCAGTCGCTGGTGGTGTGGGCGATCCGCGAAGGCCGCCAGTGCGCGCGCGCGGTCGATGAGTTCCTGATGGGCAGTTCCGAGTTGCCGCGGTAA
- a CDS encoding glutamate synthase-related protein: MEAQGLYDPSNEHDACGVGFVAHIKGNKSHSIVEQGLLILKNLDHRGAVGADPLMGDGAGILIQIPDQYYRDEMAKQGVELPPPGEYGVGMVFLPKENASRIACEQEIERAVRAEGQVVLGWRNVPVDTDMPMSPTVRTKEPVIRQIFIGRGADIMVTDALERKLYVIRKSSGHAIQALKLIHGKEFFVASLSARTIVYKGLLLADQVGVYYKDLQDARCISALALVHQRFSTNTFPEWPLAHPYRLIAHNGEINTVKGNFNWMRAREGVMKSAVLGDDLQKLFPLIYEGQSDTACFDNALELLLMAGYPLAQAMMMMIPEAWENHGTMDDNRRAFYEYHAAMMEPWDGPAAMAFTDGRYIGGTLDRNGLRPARYIVTDDDLVVMASESGVLPIPESKIIQKWRLQPGKMFLIDLEAGRIVDDKELKDTYANAKPYKAWINAVRIKLNEIKLSESQLAHNRAKDKQAPGEKAVPSLLDRQQAFGYTQEDLKFLMAPMAAAGEEATGSMGNDSPLAVMSNKLKPLYSYFKQLFAQVTNPPIDPIREAMVMSLVSFIGPKPNLLDTNNVNPPMRLEVSQPILGFDDMERLRNITLHTGGKFKAYELNICYPLAWGKEGVEACLASLCAEAVDAVKSGHNILIVSDRSVGPDRVAIPALLATSTIHQHLVSKGLRASTGLVVETGSARETHHFALLAGYGAEAIHPYLAMETLAEMAAGMPGDMSAEKAVYNFTKAVGKGLMKVMSKMGISTYMSYCGAQIFEAVGLNKSLVDKYFKGTSSNVEGIGVFEVAEEALRLHNLAFGDDPVLANHLDAGGEYAFRVRGEDHLWTPDAIAKLQHSTRANNFSSYKEYAQIINDQSKRHLTLRGLFEFKIDPSKAIPLDEVEPAKEIVKRFATGAMSMGSISTEAHATLAVAMNRIGGKSNTGEGGEDPSRYTMELKGIKIKQGETMASVMGAEQMVVDIPLQEGDSLRSRIKQVASGRFGVTAAYLNSADQIQIKMAQGAKPGEGGQLPGHKVSEYIATLRFSVPGVGLISPPPHHDIYSIEDLAQLIHDLKNANPRASISVKLVSEVGIGTVAAGVTKAKADHVVVAGHDGGTGASPLSSVKHAGTPWELGLAETQQTLVLNGLRSRIRVQADGQMRTGRDVVIAAMLGADEIGFATAPLVVEGCIMMRKCHLNTCPVGVATQDPVLRAKFSGKPEYVVNYFFFVAEEARQLMAQLGIRTYDELIGRVDLLDKSKAISHWKAQGLDFSNIFYQPPVQDGHSIYHTMDQDHGLDKALDHKLIAQAKAALEKGERVSFISPVKNLNRTVGTMLSGEVAKRYGHAGLPDDTIHIQLQGTAGQSACAFLAHGITIDLVGEGNDYVGKGLSGGRIIVRPNTEFRGWAVNNIIIGNTVLYGAIAGEAFFNGVAGERFAVRNSGATTIVEGTGDHGCEYMTGGTVVVLGHTGRNFAAGMSGGIAYVYDPDGDFESRCNTSMVTLERVLSTKEQSIDSATFHVQHKDHGREADEVILKRLIERHFKHTGSTRARLLLDNWADSRGKFVKVFPSEYKRALAEMAEDVANEAAVVQPVAA; this comes from the coding sequence ATGGAAGCACAAGGTCTGTACGATCCGTCCAACGAACATGACGCCTGCGGCGTCGGTTTCGTCGCCCACATCAAGGGCAATAAGAGTCACTCGATTGTGGAACAGGGTCTGCTGATCTTGAAGAACCTCGATCACCGGGGCGCGGTCGGTGCGGACCCGCTGATGGGCGACGGCGCCGGTATCCTGATCCAGATTCCGGACCAGTACTACCGTGACGAAATGGCCAAGCAAGGCGTGGAACTGCCGCCGCCAGGCGAGTACGGCGTCGGCATGGTGTTCCTGCCGAAGGAAAACGCGTCGCGCATCGCCTGCGAACAGGAAATCGAACGCGCGGTGCGCGCCGAAGGCCAGGTCGTGCTGGGCTGGCGCAACGTGCCGGTCGATACCGACATGCCGATGTCGCCGACCGTGCGCACCAAAGAGCCGGTGATCCGCCAGATCTTCATCGGCCGCGGCGCCGACATCATGGTGACCGACGCGCTGGAACGCAAACTGTACGTGATCCGCAAATCGTCCGGCCACGCCATCCAGGCGCTGAAACTGATCCACGGCAAAGAATTCTTCGTGGCCTCGCTGTCGGCCCGCACCATCGTCTACAAGGGCCTGCTGCTGGCCGACCAGGTCGGCGTCTACTACAAAGACTTGCAGGATGCGCGCTGCATCTCGGCGCTGGCGCTGGTGCACCAGCGTTTCTCGACCAACACCTTCCCGGAATGGCCGCTGGCCCACCCGTACCGCCTGATCGCCCACAACGGCGAGATCAACACCGTCAAAGGCAACTTCAACTGGATGCGCGCGCGCGAAGGCGTGATGAAGTCGGCCGTGCTGGGCGACGACCTGCAAAAGCTGTTCCCGCTGATCTATGAAGGCCAGTCGGACACCGCCTGCTTCGATAACGCGCTGGAGCTGCTGTTGATGGCAGGCTATCCGCTGGCCCAGGCGATGATGATGATGATCCCGGAAGCCTGGGAAAATCACGGCACGATGGACGACAATCGCCGTGCGTTCTACGAATATCATGCCGCCATGATGGAACCATGGGACGGCCCGGCCGCCATGGCCTTCACCGACGGCCGTTACATCGGCGGCACGCTGGACCGCAACGGCTTGCGTCCGGCCCGCTACATCGTGACCGACGACGACCTGGTGGTAATGGCCTCGGAATCTGGCGTGCTGCCGATTCCAGAGTCGAAAATCATCCAGAAATGGCGTCTGCAACCAGGCAAGATGTTCCTGATCGACCTGGAAGCCGGCCGCATCGTCGACGATAAAGAGCTGAAAGACACCTACGCCAACGCCAAGCCATACAAGGCCTGGATCAACGCGGTGCGCATCAAGCTCAACGAAATCAAGCTGAGCGAAAGCCAGCTGGCGCACAACCGCGCCAAGGACAAGCAGGCGCCGGGCGAAAAAGCCGTGCCGTCGCTGCTGGACCGCCAGCAAGCCTTCGGCTACACCCAGGAAGACCTGAAATTCCTGATGGCGCCAATGGCCGCCGCCGGCGAAGAAGCCACCGGCTCGATGGGCAACGACTCGCCGCTGGCCGTCATGTCCAACAAGCTCAAGCCGCTGTACTCGTACTTCAAGCAGCTGTTCGCCCAGGTGACCAACCCGCCGATCGACCCGATCCGCGAAGCGATGGTGATGTCGCTGGTGTCGTTCATCGGCCCCAAGCCTAACCTGCTGGACACCAACAACGTCAACCCGCCGATGCGCCTCGAAGTGTCCCAGCCTATCCTGGGCTTCGACGATATGGAGCGCCTGCGCAACATCACCCTGCATACCGGCGGCAAGTTCAAGGCTTACGAGCTGAACATTTGCTACCCGCTCGCCTGGGGCAAGGAAGGCGTCGAAGCCTGCCTGGCATCGCTGTGCGCGGAAGCCGTGGATGCGGTCAAGTCCGGCCACAACATCCTGATCGTGTCGGACCGTTCGGTCGGCCCGGACCGCGTTGCCATCCCGGCGCTGTTGGCCACCTCGACCATTCACCAGCACCTGGTCAGCAAAGGCCTGCGCGCCTCGACCGGCCTGGTGGTGGAAACCGGCTCGGCCCGCGAGACTCACCACTTCGCGCTGCTGGCCGGCTACGGCGCGGAAGCGATCCACCCGTACCTGGCGATGGAAACCCTGGCCGAAATGGCGGCCGGCATGCCGGGCGATATGTCGGCGGAGAAAGCCGTCTACAACTTCACCAAGGCGGTCGGCAAAGGCCTGATGAAGGTCATGTCCAAGATGGGCATCTCGACCTATATGTCGTACTGCGGTGCGCAGATCTTTGAAGCGGTCGGCCTCAACAAGTCGTTGGTCGACAAATACTTCAAGGGCACCTCGTCCAACGTGGAAGGCATCGGCGTGTTTGAAGTGGCGGAAGAAGCGCTGCGCCTGCACAACCTGGCCTTCGGCGACGATCCGGTGCTGGCCAACCACCTGGACGCCGGCGGTGAGTACGCCTTCCGCGTGCGTGGTGAGGACCACCTGTGGACGCCGGACGCGATCGCCAAGCTGCAACACTCGACCCGCGCCAACAATTTCTCCAGCTATAAAGAGTACGCGCAGATCATCAATGACCAGAGCAAGCGTCACCTGACCTTGCGCGGCCTGTTCGAGTTCAAGATCGATCCGAGCAAGGCGATTCCGCTGGACGAAGTCGAGCCGGCGAAAGAGATCGTCAAGCGCTTCGCCACCGGCGCGATGTCGATGGGTTCGATTTCGACCGAAGCCCACGCCACGCTGGCGGTCGCCATGAACCGCATCGGCGGCAAGTCCAACACCGGTGAAGGTGGCGAAGATCCATCGCGCTACACCATGGAACTGAAAGGCATCAAGATCAAGCAGGGCGAGACCATGGCGTCGGTCATGGGCGCCGAGCAGATGGTGGTCGATATTCCGCTGCAAGAGGGCGACTCGCTGCGTTCGCGCATCAAGCAGGTAGCGTCGGGCCGTTTCGGCGTGACTGCGGCTTACCTGAACTCGGCCGATCAGATCCAGATCAAGATGGCGCAGGGCGCCAAACCGGGCGAAGGCGGCCAGCTGCCGGGCCACAAGGTGTCGGAATACATCGCCACGCTGCGCTTCTCGGTACCGGGCGTGGGTCTGATTTCGCCGCCGCCGCACCACGATATTTATTCGATTGAAGATCTGGCGCAGCTGATCCACGATCTGAAGAACGCAAATCCGCGCGCTTCGATCTCGGTCAAGCTGGTGTCGGAAGTGGGTATCGGCACTGTCGCCGCCGGCGTCACCAAGGCCAAGGCCGACCACGTGGTGGTCGCCGGCCATGACGGCGGCACCGGTGCCTCGCCGCTGTCGTCGGTCAAGCACGCCGGCACCCCTTGGGAGCTGGGCCTGGCTGAAACCCAGCAAACGCTGGTGCTGAACGGTCTGCGCAGCCGGATTCGTGTGCAGGCCGACGGCCAGATGCGTACCGGCCGCGACGTCGTCATCGCCGCCATGCTGGGCGCCGATGAAATCGGCTTCGCCACCGCGCCGCTGGTGGTCGAGGGCTGCATCATGATGCGCAAATGCCATTTGAACACCTGCCCGGTCGGCGTCGCCACGCAAGATCCGGTATTGCGCGCCAAGTTCTCGGGCAAGCCTGAGTATGTGGTCAACTACTTCTTCTTCGTGGCCGAAGAAGCGCGTCAGCTGATGGCCCAGCTGGGTATCCGCACCTATGACGAGCTGATCGGCCGCGTCGATCTGCTGGACAAGTCGAAAGCCATCTCGCACTGGAAGGCGCAGGGCCTGGACTTCAGCAACATCTTCTACCAGCCGCCAGTGCAGGACGGTCATTCGATCTATCACACCATGGATCAGGACCACGGCCTGGACAAGGCGCTGGATCACAAGCTGATCGCTCAGGCGAAAGCAGCGCTGGAAAAAGGCGAGCGCGTGTCCTTCATCTCGCCGGTGAAGAACTTGAACCGCACCGTCGGCACCATGCTGTCGGGCGAAGTGGCCAAGCGCTACGGTCACGCCGGCCTGCCGGATGACACCATCCATATCCAGCTGCAAGGCACGGCGGGCCAGTCGGCCTGCGCCTTCCTGGCGCACGGCATCACCATCGACCTGGTCGGTGAGGGCAACGATTACGTCGGCAAGGGCTTGTCGGGCGGCCGCATCATCGTGCGTCCTAACACTGAGTTCCGTGGCTGGGCGGTCAACAACATCATCATCGGCAATACCGTGCTGTACGGCGCGATTGCCGGCGAGGCCTTCTTCAACGGCGTGGCCGGCGAACGTTTCGCTGTGCGTAACTCGGGCGCCACCACCATCGTCGAAGGCACCGGCGACCACGGTTGCGAATACATGACCGGCGGCACCGTGGTGGTGCTGGGCCATACCGGCCGTAACTTTGCGGCCGGCATGTCGGGCGGTATCGCCTACGTCTACGATCCGGACGGCGATTTCGAATCGCGCTGCAACACCTCGATGGTGACGCTGGAGCGCGTGCTCAGCACCAAGGAACAGTCGATCGACAGCGCCACCTTCCACGTGCAGCATAAAGACCACGGCCGCGAGGCCGACGAAGTGATCCTGAAGCGTTTGATCGAGCGTCACTTCAAGCACACCGGCAGCACGCGCGCGCGCCTGTTGCTGGACAACTGGGCCGATAGTCGCGGCAAGTTCGTCAAGGTATTCCCGAGCGAATACAAACGCGCCCTGGCCGAAATGGCCGAGGATGTGGCGAACGAAGCCGCAGTCGTGCAACCAGTTGCTGCTTAA
- a CDS encoding transposase, translating into MARLPRLIVPNQPHHVIQTGLNNQDVFLDAEDYQTFLGWLRTAAKTYRVAIHAYCLMPNHLHLLLTPSDDNGLGQMMQWVGRYYVPYFNQKYVRSGTLWNGRYKTSLIDADAYFMLCSRYIEFNPVRNGLVARAEDYPWSSYCHHAGIRPDGLVTDHAKVWELGNTPFQREAAYSALSEPALSADEITLISNALLKGWPLGSQQFQTALQKKMKRQVLPAKRGRPFKIKPSAE; encoded by the coding sequence ATGGCTCGCCTGCCCCGCTTAATCGTTCCGAATCAGCCCCACCACGTCATCCAGACCGGCCTCAACAACCAGGATGTGTTCCTCGACGCCGAAGACTATCAAACCTTTCTCGGCTGGCTGCGCACCGCCGCCAAGACCTACAGAGTCGCCATCCACGCCTATTGCCTGATGCCGAATCACCTGCATTTGCTGCTGACGCCGTCCGACGACAACGGTTTGGGCCAGATGATGCAGTGGGTCGGCCGCTATTACGTGCCCTATTTCAATCAAAAGTATGTCCGCAGTGGAACTTTGTGGAACGGAAGATACAAAACTTCGCTGATTGATGCCGACGCCTACTTTATGTTGTGCAGCCGTTATATCGAGTTCAACCCGGTGCGCAACGGCCTGGTCGCGCGCGCCGAGGATTATCCTTGGTCGAGCTATTGTCACCACGCCGGCATCCGTCCGGACGGACTGGTGACTGACCATGCCAAGGTCTGGGAACTGGGCAACACGCCATTCCAGCGGGAGGCGGCCTACAGCGCGCTGTCAGAGCCGGCTCTGAGCGCCGATGAAATCACTTTAATTAGTAACGCCTTGCTCAAAGGCTGGCCGCTGGGCTCGCAGCAGTTCCAGACCGCCCTGCAGAAGAAGATGAAACGCCAGGTATTGCCGGCAAAACGGGGCCGGCCATTCAAAATAAAGCCTTCCGCCGAATAG
- a CDS encoding response regulator transcription factor, with the protein MTQILIVEDNLDYAEEMAEFLTELEHEVHITNNASDMWSALSQGNVGVVVLDLGLPDEDGFNVIPRMRQLYPQIGLLVLTGRVAFDNRILGLRLGADHYLTKPIKFPELAAHIEALDRRVGPQETIPLPSKWTLKVSARQLELQGMAITLTEKECNFLHLLTINTRPVPRQVIVAGIGGDDPDAGRRVDMLVYRLRKKARTGLGQDLPLRSAYGEGYSLSASFNLS; encoded by the coding sequence ATGACGCAAATACTCATCGTGGAAGACAATCTGGACTACGCCGAGGAGATGGCGGAGTTCCTGACTGAACTTGAACACGAAGTGCACATCACCAACAACGCCAGCGACATGTGGTCGGCTTTGAGCCAGGGCAACGTTGGCGTGGTCGTGCTGGACCTGGGCCTGCCGGACGAGGATGGTTTCAACGTCATCCCCCGCATGCGCCAGCTGTATCCGCAGATCGGCTTGCTGGTGCTGACCGGCCGGGTGGCGTTCGACAATCGCATCCTGGGCCTGCGCCTTGGCGCGGACCACTACCTGACCAAGCCTATCAAATTCCCGGAACTGGCGGCGCACATTGAGGCGCTCGACCGTCGCGTCGGCCCGCAGGAGACGATCCCGCTGCCAAGCAAGTGGACGCTGAAAGTAAGCGCGCGCCAATTGGAGTTGCAGGGCATGGCCATCACGCTGACCGAAAAGGAATGCAATTTCCTGCATCTGTTGACGATTAACACCCGGCCGGTGCCGCGCCAGGTCATCGTGGCCGGTATTGGCGGCGACGATCCGGACGCCGGCCGCCGGGTCGATATGTTGGTGTATCGCCTGCGCAAGAAAGCCCGTACCGGCCTCGGCCAAGACCTGCCGCTGCGCAGCGCCTACGGCGAAGGCTACAGCCTGTCGGCCAGTTTCAACCTGTCCTGA
- a CDS encoding PAS domain-containing sensor histidine kinase, with translation MTQTLAELQAALQQSQANEARYRLLLEHSSEISWMADCATLQLTWLSPAAERQFGYTLDTAKTLAHGLLKDLQARLARYADGDLSRRRLLRETELAHADGHLVPVEIESTLILDAHGVPASVVGVVRDLSARRELAAQQKKFASMLSHEFRTPLSTIDGAVQRLEMTGAHHDEGTRKRYRKIQTAVDRMLAMLDEYLSPERMASIGRERQPDEVNPADLLQSVAEQARRRRPQVSVRTENLPQWMRCDPAGVRLCLEILIDNAIKYTEDNIPLELVGRIATEGGVELLVRDHGAGIPEADLPQVFDKAFRGSNAASVAGSGLGLYMARSIVDVHGGTVTARNVSESGTEFRIWLPVAVNAGKSLARAGASSDNSLDAS, from the coding sequence ATGACGCAGACGCTAGCGGAACTCCAGGCGGCACTCCAGCAGTCGCAAGCCAACGAGGCCCGCTACCGGCTGCTGCTGGAACACAGCAGCGAGATCAGCTGGATGGCCGATTGCGCCACGCTGCAGCTGACCTGGCTGAGTCCGGCGGCCGAACGGCAGTTCGGCTACACGCTGGACACCGCCAAAACGCTGGCCCACGGCCTGCTCAAGGACTTGCAGGCGCGGCTGGCGCGCTACGCCGATGGCGATCTGAGCCGTCGTCGCTTGCTGCGTGAAACCGAGTTGGCGCATGCCGACGGTCATCTGGTACCGGTGGAAATCGAATCGACCTTGATCCTCGACGCGCACGGTGTGCCGGCCAGCGTGGTTGGCGTGGTGCGCGACCTCAGCGCCAGGCGCGAGCTGGCGGCGCAGCAGAAAAAGTTCGCGTCCATGCTGTCGCACGAATTCCGCACGCCGCTGTCGACCATCGACGGCGCCGTACAGCGGCTGGAAATGACCGGCGCCCACCACGACGAAGGCACGCGCAAGCGCTACCGCAAGATCCAGACCGCCGTCGACCGCATGCTGGCGATGCTAGACGAATACCTGTCGCCGGAGCGCATGGCCAGCATCGGCCGCGAACGCCAGCCCGATGAAGTCAATCCCGCCGATCTGTTGCAAAGCGTGGCCGAACAGGCGCGCCGGCGCCGGCCGCAGGTATCGGTGCGCACTGAAAACCTGCCGCAATGGATGCGGTGCGATCCGGCAGGTGTGCGTTTATGTTTGGAAATATTAATAGACAATGCAATAAAGTACACAGAGGATAATATTCCGCTAGAATTGGTGGGGAGAATTGCAACGGAAGGTGGCGTCGAGCTGCTGGTGCGCGATCACGGCGCCGGCATACCGGAGGCGGATCTGCCCCAGGTGTTCGACAAAGCGTTCAGGGGTAGCAATGCCGCCAGTGTGGCGGGATCGGGCCTGGGCCTTTATATGGCGCGTTCCATTGTTGATGTGCACGGTGGTACTGTTACTGCGAGAAATGTTTCTGAAAGCGGCACGGAATTTCGGATTTGGCTGCCTGTGGCCGTCAATGCCGGGAAAAGCCTTGCGCGGGCCGGGGCCAGCAGTGATAATTCCCTAGACGCAAGCTGA